The window AAAGACAGAGTTTTAAAAAATATAATGTCGCGTGCTCAATCGTTGGGATATGTGCTGTTAAGAAAACCGGAAAATGATGTCAAAAAAAATGACTTGTTATCAACATCTTAAGTCTTGGTCATTAGAAGCGGCAAAGCCGCGCGGCAATCTAAAAAAGTCGTTTGGACCTTCCTTATCAGATCGCCACACCCCCTAAAGGGGGTTCGCGATGACGACGTGGCCAGATTTACAACGATTCTGCAGGGATGGTTACAGGAAATGATAATACTGATCCTGGAGGTGTCACTAATGGTTGTTCATCCGAAAAAATCGAATTATGACGTGGTCTTCTTATTATAGGTTCAGCAGGGATGTCTGAATCAAGCCAGTCTAAACGTTTTTTGAATGCATTCGTAACGTCATTAGCTTCTTGATCATTATCTACAATGTAAGGTGTAACCATTAAAATAATTTCACGTTTTCCATCTTTTTCGCTATTAGATCTGAATAATCTACCAATGCCAGGCAAGTCTTTTAAGAATGGAATGCCTTTATCTGTGAGTTCATTATTAGCTTTAATAAAGCCAGCCAAAAGAATTGTAGCGCCATCTGATAAAGATAATTTCGTTTCGACATTTGTTTCATTAAAGGTTGGTGATTCAATTTTTCCTACAGCGGTTTGATCAACAGCGCTGACAACTTGACTAATATCGATGTCAACACGACGTCCTGCGCGTACAGTAGGTGTTATTTTTAAAATAACACCTGCTTTTTTATATTCAACATCTTGCACTAAAAGTGAATCTGTATTCGCATTTGATGTGTTTTGTTTGCTTCTTGTTTTAAGAATGGGTACATCCTGACCAACATCAAATTTTGCTTCTGCACCACTGCGTGTCATTAAACGTGGGTTTGAGAGAATGGTTGAACGTGCGCTTGTGGCGAGCATTTGAGCAATAAAACGTTTTTGATTGTTGTTATCAATAACAGTGAAATTAAAACCTTGATTAGCAGTAGCAGCAGCTGCAGTTGTTGGATTTGTTACTCCAAATCCTTGATCGCCGATGAAACTGTGTGCACGTGAAAAAAGTAAATTTTTAGAAAATCCTTGGGGGGATGCATTTTCAATGGCTTTTGACATCCAGCCTTCAAAACTTATATCTTCAGTATTGCCCAAAGTAAATTCTGCAATGACAACTTCAATTAAAACTTGACGTGGTGCTACATCCATTTGATCGATAAGTGGTTTAACTTGCGCATATTCCTCTGCTGTGCCGTAGAAAATAAGACCATTGCGATCTTCATCAGCAACAATTTTGCCACCTAAACGATTGCTTGCTTGGGGGCGTATTGGTGGTTTACCGGGTTGACTTTTGGTAGGACGTCTATTACGGCTGCTTTGAGCAAGTGTTGAAAGTGATTGTTTGGCAAGTGCTTGATTAATAACTTCAGCGATTTCTTTAGCTTCAGTATTTAAAATTTTAACGTAATAATAATTGCCTTCTGGGTTATGCTGCGTTGAAATATCAAGTTCTTTAATCCAAGAAATAACGTGGGATACAATGGTTGTGTCAGCCGCAAAAACAAGTAAAGAATTTAACGAGGCTACAGGAAGAATGGTGATGCCTGTTTTCTTAGAAGGATCATCTGAGACGAAATAACCTTCTGTTTGTAAAATATCGATTAATTTTTCAGTTATTTTATCAGCCGTTAAATGGGATAGATTGACGCGAACGGATTTTCGGCCTGCAAAAGCGGGTCTATCAAACATACGGACGG is drawn from Alphaproteobacteria bacterium and contains these coding sequences:
- a CDS encoding secretin N-terminal domain-containing protein, translating into MTINFYKKILKFNPVNSLKHSSKVTGPSQMTISKRSVLLPITFLVATLVLNGCTQKDNLRVVIPKKLVEKHDLALGSSVTIEPEGKQDFSVRDTPRPPVPAFQQKITSDEPTNLKGEPTELSLNQVPLPSFIKIIFGDHLNVDFDLAPDIMARSDLITLRTAEKKTPKQLFSLARQVLGNYGVAIKVENNLYRFVSDKGMEGQVPLILRTRSSVDTPEDLRPIFQVIDVHSIDKKEIQKNLNMAFPNKASAISLDESGNAIIAFGTQDTIRGITEAVRMFDRPAFAGRKSVRVNLSHLTADKITEKLIDILQTEGYFVSDDPSKKTGITILPVASLNSLLVFAADTTIVSHVISWIKELDISTQHNPEGNYYYVKILNTEAKEIAEVINQALAKQSLSTLAQSSRNRRPTKSQPGKPPIRPQASNRLGGKIVADEDRNGLIFYGTAEEYAQVKPLIDQMDVAPRQVLIEVVIAEFTLGNTEDISFEGWMSKAIENASPQGFSKNLLFSRAHSFIGDQGFGVTNPTTAAAATANQGFNFTVIDNNNQKRFIAQMLATSARSTILSNPRLMTRSGAEAKFDVGQDVPILKTRSKQNTSNANTDSLLVQDVEYKKAGVILKITPTVRAGRRVDIDISQVVSAVDQTAVGKIESPTFNETNVETKLSLSDGATILLAGFIKANNELTDKGIPFLKDLPGIGRLFRSNSEKDGKREIILMVTPYIVDNDQEANDVTNAFKKRLDWLDSDIPAEPIIRRPRHNSIFSDEQPLVTPPGSVLSFPVTIPAESL